A section of the Salvelinus sp. IW2-2015 unplaced genomic scaffold, ASM291031v2 Un_scaffold3185, whole genome shotgun sequence genome encodes:
- the LOC112075471 gene encoding ubiquitin carboxyl-terminal hydrolase 3, with protein MCHRCKKRQKSTKKFWVQKLPKVLCLHLKRFHWTSYLRNKVTTYVEFPLRGLDMRGYLLQPEEALPDRWLYDLVAVVVHHGSGVGSGHYTAYGKREGRWYHFNDSTVTLTEEETVVKAKAYILFYTERPDKTTPETDRRL; from the exons ATGTGCCATAGGTGTAAGAAGAGACAGAAATCCACCAAGAAGTTCTGGGTCCAGAAGCTGCCCAAGGTGTTGTGTCTGCACCTGAAGAGGTTCCACTGGACCTCCTACCTGAGGAACAAAGTTACCACCTATGTCGAGTTCCCTCTACGAGGCCTGGACATGAGGGGGTATTTACTACAG CCGGAGGAGGCGTTGCCTGACCGGTGGCTGTATGACCTGGTAGCTGTGGTGGTGCATCATGGGTCAGG GGTTGGATCGGGACATTACACAGCGTACGGCAAACGGGAGGGTCGCTGGTACCACTTCAACGACAGCACGGTGACTCTGACGGAGGAGGAGACGGTGGTTAAAGCCAAGGCTTACATTCTTTTCTACACAGAGAGACCTGACAAAACTACACCTGAGACTGACCGCAGGCTTTAA